AGGATTATCCATTGTGcctgtgatttcagttttttatttaatgtatgccACAATCCTTGCATTTTCTGGATTAAAGAAAAACTTAAGGCAGAAATAGAAATTCTCGTCATTGTGAGCTTTTATTGAAAGAGTTACCAATTTTCACATCAGCTGTTGTCATTACCTGAGATTTGTGTTATAGTAAACTTGTCATTTACTCATTGGAGGCTTATTCCCAGGGTTACTTGATAGTCCACCACTATTGTTGTAGATACTTTCCCAATGGTTTTTCACTCCCAGTTAGAATCTTTCAAAATACCTGGTACTGGCTCTTCCCCATGGCATTCTACCTTGGTAGGCAAATGGGGCAATgattgaacaaagaaaaaaattggtagCTAAGGAGGTAGACTCCGAAAGAACCCTGTACTTTTTCCTTAATAGGGAAGTGATGTCTTTGTGTCTGATGGCGCAGCTGGAAGCCTAAAACCTCCCCTGTGAAAATACAGCAAGAGACTAAGCGGAGCGCTGGCATGACAGGGTGTGAAGGCAGCCCCCTGCAGGTTTGGTAAGGGTTAAATGTGAGTGAGAGAAGATAGGGGTGGGATCAGTTAGAGGTCGGGTCGGAAGTATAGGGGAGCAGAATACAAGGGTTTAAGTAGGAGGGTCCgtcggaagtgagggacagttttttgtgGGAAGGAAAATTGGAGGTAGGTCCCCATCATGGAATCTTGTGACACCCTGATGGCACAGCTTAGGGCTGCAGcggcctcacaaggtgaggcttGGCTACAGGAAAGGGTTGCTGAGGCAATTGGGGGGCTGCTAGTGGGCCCCCGGTCGCTAGGTTAGGGGGGCTTTGGCCTCGGAGACATAGGCCTCCGGTGCCCTTGGGCCCTGAGCCTTTTGCCAGAGCTCAGGGCCACCttgggagcccccagagggaccctcCTACCATGCAGGCTAGGCAGTGTTCGGTCCAAGCTGGGCAAAGGGTAGGGAGGAATCCTCTTCATCGTCGTAACTCTGGTGAgagggctgcggctgccagggaccTCAGTCCCCTCTCCCCtgcaggtgaggccttgagatgCCTTGCGTTCTGCAGGGACCTGGCAGAGAGTGTCCAAGAGGGGGTGCGCGCTTTAGGGAAAACGCCGCATGGTGAGGCTTCACCTGAATCCGAGGCCTTGCGTACTGCTGGGCCCCGGCGGAAGCGTGGGATGGCCGGCCCGTTCTTGGCTTCGTCTCTGGGAGTTTCCCGCTCGGAGGGGGAACTCTCTTCAtctggagaagaagaagaagaagcaggccAGGAGCCGGTGGCGGTTCGGGGTCCTAAGAGGTCAGCGGGATCCATGGCTGCGGATCTTCCAGGTAGGTGCTATAGGGGTCCTGAGGGGGGGTGGGGATAAGGGGTATGGAGAGCAATTGTATACCTGTTAGGGGGGCCTGAGCAGGGGGGTAGCGGAAGGGGGCAGTTTTTCTTCTAGGGGGTCCGGGAAATTTTAAAGGGGCTGCGGGAGGTGGTTAGGGCTTTACAGCAAGGGGGTGGGTGTAAGGGGGCGATAGTGCATCCTGAATGCATTGGTTTGTTGGGTTGTAGGTGGAGTATTTTGTGGACAGGTGTCTGCCCATGGGATGCTCTATCTCCTGCGCCTTGTTTAAGATGTCTAGTTCTTTTTTGGAGTGCGTGGTGAGGACAGTGGCAGGGCTGGATTTGGTCATTCATTACTTGGATGACTTTTTGTTGCTGGGGCCAGCGGGTAGTTCggtttgttatgttttgttgGGGACTTTGCAGCATGTGGCTGAGAGATTTGGGGTCCCCCCAGCGTAAGAGAAAGAGGGCCCAGGGTTGACCATTACATTTTTAGGGATAGAATTGGATTCTAAGGCTATGGAGAGTAGGTTGCCTCAGGACAAGCTGGTGGCTTTGTGGGTAGAGGTGGTGGCTGTGTGTGGTTGCAGAAAAATGAGGTTGAAGGAGGTGCAGTCCTTGTTGTGCAAATTAAATTTTGCTAGTAGAGTGGTTAGGATGGGGAGAATGTTTTGTCGACGGTTGGTAGCGGCCAGGGTCAGGTCTCCAGGGCTTTTTGTGCGCTTATCAAAAAAAGTGAGGGCTGACTTGCAGGTGTGGAAAGTTTTTCTGGAGTCTTTCAACGGTAAGGctatgtggttggaagggccAGTGGCGGCTATGGATTTGGAGCTGTTTACAGATGCAGCAAGTTCTACAGGATTTGGAGCTTATTTTCAGGGCAGGTGGTGTGTGGGGGCATGGCTGTAAGAGTGGGTGGAGGCCGAGTTGGTGAAGAACTTGGTAGTCTTGGAACTTTTTCTGATTGTGGTGGTGGTTGAATTGTGGGGGGAGGCACTGGCGGACAAGAAGGTTAGGTTTCATTGTGATAACCTAGGAGTGGTGCAGGCTATCAATAGTTTGACGGTAGTTGGGGATTTTCTTAGAGGGAGACTGCAGGTGGGGGGATCAGTGTTGGTACATGAGGGTGGGCCTTTTTGTCCCGTTTTCAGTTCATAGCGGTTTTTAAGAAATGCTTGGTGTTCATGGGGAAAGATCCTGTGGGTTACTCATCTCACTCCTTCAGAATTGGGGCAGCTACAGAGGCAGCTAGATGAGGGTTGGGGGATCAGGTAATTGGGCAGATTGGGTGCTGGGAATCGAGGCATTTCCAATTGTAAGTGCAGCCATGTTGTAAAGGGGCGGGGGGTCTGACTATTATTGGATTGGTTGTTTGTTACTGCTTGGTCTGGATAGTGGGGCATTCCTTTGTTTGGTGGGGATCCAAGAGGCCAGAGGTTCGGCTCAAAGGACGGCAGCTCGGTTTTTCAAGGAAAGAGGCTACAGTGCGGTGGCTGGGAATTCGGCCCTCCGGATGTGGTAGTTATACATGTGGGGGGTAATGATTTAGGTCACAGGTCAATGCGGGAATTAATCAGGGATCTTAGGCTGGATTACCTGAGATTGCAAGTGGAGTTCCCAGGACTAGTAATAGTTTGGTCTGATATGGTAGCCAGAACCACGTTGAGAGGGGCACACTCGGTGGACCAGGTTAATAAAACCAGGATTAAAGTCAACAAGaaggtgggcaggtttgtggccAGGAATGGAGGGGTTGTGGTTCGGCATAGGGACCTGGAGGAAGAAACTGGGAGGTTCCTATGGAGTGATGGGGTGCAGCTCAATGCAGTAGGAGTAGATATGTGGTGTTTGGGGTTGCAGGATGGCATACAGAGAGCTCTTCGAGTGTGCAGGGGCGCTCAGGCGTGAGGTATCCCATCTGAGCGCTGTGGCGTTGTGGAATCCTGTTGGTCATTATGAAAGGGCAATCCAatggtagggtgcccattaaaTGGTGTTATGGTGTGGCCCCtaaggcggtgctgggcggctaggggccagtgtgtggttaaataataaatttatgtGGTTGAAGCGGActtttcctagacctgcagcctggtgaaGTAAACTGGAGTTGGTTGGTTTTAGTACAATTGGGCACAGTGGTTTAAATATGGGGTTTTGTTTACACGTTTATTTGGTTGAGGAAAAGTTTTATATGTGAAAGGATTGTGAATTATATGTCATTGGTTTATTAATGGATATGTttcatatgttaatttatgttaatttgtttaatatttattttatttaaatatttggtatatttaatggttttttattggttatttattggtattaaagttatattttgtTAGTAAATCGGCTGCTTGCAAGCCATTTTAAATTCAAGAAAGTGTCAGTGTGTTTTTTGGCGGGATAATGTCTGGTAGGCAATATCGGGGGGGTATAGGTATAAAGTTTTAGATGGGTGCGTGAAAAATGTTTGGGTGTGGAAAAAGTTTCTGGTGGGAAAATGTGTTGAGAAGGGGGTGGGAGATCTGAACTAACCTAGTCAGGGACCCCATAGCTGGCATAGCTGGGCATCTCCCATTGCAGTCTAATAGCTGCTGGCAGTTAATCCCTGGGGAATGTAACATTAATGaattaaccttttattttatcattagtAAAAGTGTCGTTTTTTTCACCTCTCACCTCTACAAATATGCATAGATGATCTTTCAAAATTGGTTTTAGAAAATCCAGCCTGCCTGACTCTGTGGTGTTTATTGAATCACATTGCTCACTAAATTAAAAATTAGCATATTGATACAAGTGCttataaataatgtttgatatattttttttttttttgttggtgaaaACTAATCAGTATGAAGCAGGTGACATTTTAAAGACTGCGGAAgatatatctgataaaaaaaatgttagtttccaTGACCTTATCATATTGATAGATCAGGTGCtataaatactgttgaataaTATACTTATTTGGGTAGACCTAGAAAAGTTTGTGATGGGAGTGGCATGTGGAGGTCACAGAGTAGCTGGAATGGACCCCACCTTCAAGTCCAAACCACTCAAACAGGCAAAGGCTGCCATGAATCAAAGGCTGCCCACTCTTTTATAACATAACAGGAAATATGGGCCAGCCTTGTGTTTAGCAGAggatgctgggacttgtagtcctccTCTGTCACCCGAACTACTGAGAAAAAGGAAGCAGATTGTTTCATGTAAAGCTTTGCTAGGCCTGACAGTTGCTATGTAAACAATGGGTTGCTAGGGGCGGGTCACATGATGGGAGCCTTCCAGCGTGGAATGAATGACGCTGGATGGAGGGGGCGTGTCATGAGGAAGTCATGTGACTACACATGACAGTGTTTCTATTGTGAGGTGACAGGAGGTCAGAGAATGGCAGAGGGGAGTGCGGTGTCGTCTGTGGAGTGGGGGAGGCTGGAGGCTGCTCTCATTAATGGCTTCACACAGCTGAGAGATCGTTACTTACCGAGAGGAGGAAGGGTGCAGGAGGCTGAGAGAGGGGACACAGGGGACACAGGGGACAGCCTTCTGGACAGCCTGCCGGTAAGTGACTCCCAAATGCCGGGTAAGTACACAGCTGGCTCCTATTAGGAGATGGGGGGCATTTTCTCCATTGAAATTGGCTTCCAGTGTTTTTCCTTCTACAGGAACACATCCAGCCATCATTACTTACCCTATTTCCCCAGCCAGGGGCAAAATACACAGGTAGGGTACTTATATGGGGGGTGTCAAAGGATCCATCCTGTACTGAGGTATACACAGCTCTGCCGCAGCCTGCTGACCTGATTTGTCTTTGCTACAGCCAGGTCACTTCTCACCTCNNNNNNNNNNNNNNNNNNNNNNNNNNNNNNNNNNNNNNNNNNNNNNNNNNNNNNNNNNNNNNNNNNNNNNNNNNNNNNNNNNNNNNNNNNNNNNNNNNNNNNNNNNNNTTTTTCTAGGCTGACATGCAGCTGCACATATTATCATTCCTCACACCACAAGACCTGTGCAGGCTGGGGATGACCAACCGTTACTGGAATGAAATGGTGCAAGACCGGCTTCTTTGGAAATATTTCCTTCTCCGGGATCTTCCCACGTGGACGTCCATCGACTGCCATAGCTTGCCTGATGTAAAAGTCCTGAGCTCCTGCCTGTCTGAATCCGAGCGGATGGATACCAATTATATGTCCATGTGAGTCATTCCACTTTtaggcacaaaaaataaaatgaatcatatttatttaaataaccattaaaatatacatgaatgtattttattattgtcacccagtattaatatagcgccaacatattacgtagcgctgtacaaagcccatagtcatgtcactagctccaCAAaagagctcaaaatctaatgtccctaccatagtaatatgtctttagtaaagtctaaggtcaattttagatgggaagccaattaacctcactgcatgtttttgggatgtgggaggaaaccggagtacccggaggaaactcacacaaacacagggagaaccggcaaactccatgcagatattgtcctggctgagatttgaaccttgcacccagcactgcaaaggccagagtgctaaccactgagtcaccgtCCTGCCCTGTACATGTAtgtgttatttaaagtaaaaattgtatttattttttttatttgaagtgcAGCACTTCTCTTTTCTGTCCTGATCGCCTCTGCGGTGTTTGGACATTCCCTAGTATTGAGCTATTATGGCTGAACTGAATGATGAGTCATACATTATTGTGTGGTTTATTATTCAATGTTTATGCATGGGATATATATGTAATGAAATGGTTTTGTAcgcatacatttatgtaaattttaacCTCCccggcggtctgattatgtcagtattttatgtcaaaagcagtacattgttttgcatggaaatttgctgtttaatattttaggcctgtatgataaagtttgaaacacagatcataaattataatataaataataattatattttaaaaaaaatgaatcaaatcaaaaacactgaaatttgtccaaacaagagtggtattgataaatttaaatgaaacgtctagtagacatcctggcTATgttagattttgaagcagggtgctgcacaaagtccaacataaCAATCGGGACCATAAAACCTGGTTTCCTTTCGGGTCTTTCCCCcactgtcatcggtctttgagcaacaaaccacgcCTTGTAAGTGCCGCCTTTTTCTCGGTTGGTGAGATCAGTCAGGCGTTCCGGGTTGACAACTGTAtcagcacgacgtccaggtctattcattgatggtgtttggtaaTGACAATACATTCAGAacctttccaaatgaagtcagaatgattcacaggcctgtcactcttttgttggtagagaatgtaggcattccataggcattgctcaacaagatgcctgaagattttcttttagtactttttttgctgtttcctcatcgctgggtagaatgtcatggcttgatcagatctgtcaacacctcccatggtattgttgtagtcaatcaccacctgtggcttcatcacttctttcccacgttttgtgtgtaccagaacagtggaggcatcatggacggtactcatcaggcacacatctttcttgtcacgccatctcagggccatcatctttcctttctgccaggcaacaatttctcctgtcttcaccttcccttttgcaaacagtgatggcaggttgcgccggttagccatACGGTTAGccaacggttccataggcatcggttctgtgttgcagaaggaactcttCAGAAGGAACTCTTGCAGAAGAAAGTTCAGGAGAGGTGTAAAAGTTACCGgatgtgacacaatagccctgatctagcaatggctcagtgagggatagcactgaagatgttgccaatcgttgatgtattttgtgttgaattttgtcccttttttcaGTGTAAAGGATGgaattccagatgtagccagatgaggatttgcacaaCATaaacgttttcacgccaaatcgtgccctctttgatacAATGTATTggacccagctgagcctccccttgtaagccattagactttcatctatgctgatgtccctttctggcacataggtttgctggaaattttttagaatcatttaagACACTTCCCatattttttggggttttggtgcaggatgggtagtctcatcaatgtcttcattgttggcaaagtgtaaatatttcatgatcagggtaaatttgtactctggcatgactgtggcaaagaaaTAAGTggcaagtaccgtattttccagcgtacaagacgacttttcaaccccgaaaaatctatgacaaagtcaggggtcgtcttgtatgccgggtaccagtacttacctgcagcgcccggtgtcctcgcgagtcccctctctggtctggcgtccctgcgagtcctcctgtgcctccttctgtcttcctgcttttcagcttacactctcctcctgtatcactgtctgtattagtctgtcatttgcaatccctatttaatgtacagcgctgcgtaatatgttggggctatataaatcctgtttaataataataataataataataatccaaaagGCGTCTCGCGagcacaaaagctgtttttgaacaagtagaaagcagcgatagcgatttggagtcatTTGGAATCGAGCGTCtaatgacaagtttcctggtgaatcactatcgctcgattgcACAAATGACTCCagatcgctatcgctgctttctagtTGTTCAAAACCAGCTTTTgtgctggcgagatgccttttggatgccatgaaTGTGGTCACGTCTCTAGTAAGAAGTCTGGAACGTTTAAAgtcagagacaagtgttcaaatgaggaaatgaggaaaaggtctggaaaagttcaagcaaaggtcATGGCTGGTAGTGGACAAACTGTAAATCAGGGCACcggacaaagctgttggatgcactaaTAGCTGTacgtttgcattttttatttattagattttactgtgatcaatataatctgcttttaaattaccCACCAGGCCATGCCTCTGGATCCTCGGGCgcaggttggattttttttttcctaccccaagtgtgactcagggttaccgcttttggaaTATAAAATGGTAATGGGTATTCCAATAAAtatgattaattttatttttgtacctagGAAGTCCTTTGGtttctgtaatttattaaaaCGTATATTTGGGATGTAGTATTGTGAATAATGAAACACATGCATggttacatatacaaaaaattggtttatataAAGTTTGCATGAGATATGTTCtactttaagcagaactaaacttaaaaaaccACACTTACTTTTAACCCTGGAGATCCCTCGATCGtgctggagaagtcctcgattgggtcctgcGCCTTCCTGGAATTCTCTTTGGTCCGAGCGTGGAGGAAGCGTCAAGCTCCACCATCTTCAGCTTTCTTATTccttcttcttgctacatcacctgatctcgtactgtGCAGGTGTGACATTGGGTGACTTagtctgctgtaaaggggaaaaaaagagagccgatctggctgtgcatgcgtgaaatcggcatctcttttccctttgtaaaggaaaatgccccttctgcgcatgcccaaaatgcacagaaggagcagccaggagccttgCTGGAtgtgtgatgtaagtatcccgggaggctctgcgctcctattctgtcttcaGATCCCCACTGTGATCAAGGCAGAATGGGAAGGGCTTCAACTTTGTTTTggtcgtctacccttttatggaaagtaaacattttagtttacatctgctttaatcATTACAAaagtttattgataaaaaatgtttatattgcactaaatcaccaattaaaaaaatgaaaacaagaaaacCTCATCTATTAACATTCACCTCCCATCTCCTATCAGGTAGTTGTGACCACTACCCACAGTATATGAGGCTTTGTTGATAGATTTTGGGTGTGTAGCACTGTGAGATGTGCAGCCAGGAATAGAGGGTGTTTGGCAGCATTTTCATCTGGAGGAAAGGAATAACAGACCTGGGTGAGGATGtaggtaaggctatgtacacatatcagatgatgcTTGTCTGATAATTCACTTCAGATTTCAGGTCTCATGATGTATATACACAGAAAGACATAACAGATTTTTCTTCCTTGTTCACAGCTACTTGAGGAGCAGCCCAAATACCAGAAAGTCCATCCGATCCAAGAACCCCATTTATGGCGCAGTGACATCATTCCTACAGTCCCTGGTCATGCATGCAGAACCTCGCTTTGCCATGTTTGGTCCTGGCCTGGAGCAGCTGGATGATTCCTTGCTCATCCGAATGGTAACCTCTCCAGATTTTTTACCTGTGGTTGGCATACTGCAAAGGCAGATTGATGGTGAGTCCCACATGAAGATTTGTTAAACTTGTGAATGTAATGTAAGACTTGCTATTTGGTAATGGTAAGTAAATCTATACCAGCCTTTGtgttttctcccccccccccctcaactaGGTGAATATATACCGGTCTAGTGTTTTCAACACCATATACTTACCAATTTTTAGGGGTGCATGTTTGTTATTTGACTGAATCATTCTTTAAGGCACAGTGTTTCTACTGGTTGGCATTAAGGTCCATGTCAAACTAGCAATCCTGTTGTGTGTGAGAAATCACCAGCAGCAAGAATACTATACAGCCATGTCTCTAAAACTTTATAATGTTGGGGGATTGCTTTAAATAACAATTGCTTTAATATTTGCAATAATAAttgctttaaataactttaaaacccCTTGAGAACCCCTGCTATTAATAACAATTGTCTATGGCACGTCTTCCATTCTGCCTGCAAAAATTCATCCCTGTGTATACAATTGTATTCCCCTACACATGGGCTGTTTGCCACACTGTTTATTGTACTGTGGTACATATGGGTTTCagttatctgttaaaatgtatttttcaacctgcactctctttgctggtacttattccctctcctccccagtctgataactcattatcTATCTgttccttcactctcctgctttctctgtctgtgatcctgcaccttttttctttactgctactttctggtgacatctcccCTAACTCTGGTTCCCCCCACAGTCTCTCTCTTtcatacactttcagcaagatactcccttctcctaacctcgtCCCCTTTCACCCCACCTaaaagttcttaccccctttctctggcagtctatggaatgtcAGATCTGTTGcaaataaattaacctccatacacacatacatacataaatcttctcctttctaaatctctgaacttcttggctctcactgaaacttggctttcctctgactctgcctctgctgctgctctctcctatggaggcacttcacacatacccctagacctggcaacaaagtagggggtggtgtgggtctcattctctcacctaactgtacatacagagtccttcctaccccaccctctctcattttcacctcttttgaagtccactctgtccgtctctttagccccttacccctcattcttgctgttgtctaccatccccctggcccagtatcacaatttgtggataactttgcctcctgaTTCCCACATATTTTTTCCATGGCCTGCCCTCCCTCATCCTCAAggattttaatgttgcagtggatgagcccaaccatcctttctcagccaaactgctctccattacctcctcctttagACTTACACAGAACATTTTCAGCCCCACACATCGCcggacctggtattttccaaacattGCAACCTCACCCttcttgacaactcgccatttcccctttctgattaCAACCTTATCGCCTTCAACCTATCGAAatcttgccacatccc
This Pyxicephalus adspersus chromosome 6, UCB_Pads_2.0, whole genome shotgun sequence DNA region includes the following protein-coding sequences:
- the FBXO4 gene encoding F-box only protein 4 isoform X1, producing the protein MAEGSAVSSVEWGRLEAALINGFTQLRDRYLPRGGRVQEAERGDTGDTGDSLLDSLPADMQLHILSFLTPQDLCRLGMTNRYWNEMVQDRLLWKYFLLRDLPTWTSIDCHSLPDVKVLSSCLSESERMDTNYMSIYLRSSPNTRKSIRSKNPIYGAVTSFLQSLVMHAEPRFAMFGPGLEQLDDSLLIRMVTSPDFLPVVGILQRQIDGIGSGVTFQLNNQHKFNILTLFSAPRTERDRARAEQTSTANRMFLADRSQNGDQNMPYALIPQVKEVCRVVEGFIYVANAEAHKRHNREEEVAQIMTMMDSHQGAQRKPLLVLACVTNPESKRIPCVYLAHDLCLGKLTQQWMVQNAVASTLYGLLEGIEWILGEVGK